In one window of Temnothorax longispinosus isolate EJ_2023e chromosome 11, Tlon_JGU_v1, whole genome shotgun sequence DNA:
- the LOC139821379 gene encoding uncharacterized protein, with protein sequence MATRAVHLEIVDGYSTPAFLGAYSRFCARRGLPASIYSDNGTTFIGADREIQEAFRAALRDPNFLNRTASDQVTWHFIPPAAPHFGGLWEAGVRSVKHHLRRVVGAHTLTFEEFATLLCNIEACLNSRPLAPLTDSADEYETLTPGHFLIGAALTASPEASVLHLNENRLSRWQVVRQTTERFWKLWQTDYVNTLQQRAKWRKLGKEQIRVGQLVLLQNPLLPPCKWELGRIIQCHAGSDNVVRVVTVKTATSEFKRPVVKICVLPIDIENAETPA encoded by the coding sequence ATGGCCACGCGCGCCGTGCACCTCGAGATAGTGGACGGCTACTCGACTCCCGCGTTTTTAGGAGCGTATTCACGGTTCTGCGCCCGACGAGGCCTTCCCGCGTCGATCTACTCCGACAACGGAACAACGTTCATCGGCGCGGACCGCGAAATTCAAGAAGCGTTTCGCGCGGCCCTACGCGATCCGAACTTCTTAAATCGAACCGCCTCCGATCAAGTTACGTGGCATTTCATTCCTCCAGCAGCCCCGCATTTCGGCGGGCTATGGGAAGCCGGAGTTCGAAGCGTGAAGCACCACCTTCGAAGAGTAGTGGGAGCTCACACCCTCACGTTCGAGGAATTCGCGACACTCCTGTGCAATATAGAGGCCTGTCTAAACTCCAGGCCGCTCGCCCCGCTCACCGATTCCGCTGACGAATATGAAACACTCACTCCCGGTCACTTCTTGATAGGCGCCGCGTTAACCGCGAGCCCCGAAGCCTCCGTGCTTCATCTTAATGAAAATCGGCTCTCGCGTTGGCAAGTGGTCCGTCAGACGACAGAACGGTTCTGGAAGCTGTGGCAAACCGATTACGTCAACACGCTGCAGCAAAGAGCCAAGTGGCGAAAACTTGGAAAAGAGCAAATCCGAGTAGGACAGCTCGTACTCCTTCAAAACCCGTTACTTCCACCGTGCAAGTGGGAATTAGGCCGCATAATACAATGTCACGCGGGCTCCGATAACGTCGTACGAGTCGTAACAGTAAAGACCGCAACGTCCGAATTCAAGCGGCCCGTTGTAAAAATCTGCGTATTACCGATCGATATCGAAAACGCCGAAACGCCTGCGTAA
- the LOC139821380 gene encoding uncharacterized protein — MTAVPEVSATINDLLAQQRVSMHSISRALDNFKKIGRNNYTAAKVRARIASSKEVWTQCVRVHSALLQVIPEAKRSTFEYFQNELFDQAEDIHLTTLDYMAECLEALAPTPPPLTANQAPGAACSHGPPASSFSLAHLPPINIPPFSGKYEDWETFRDRFTSLIIKNPELSAFARMHFLSSSLAGRALESIRSIPVTADNFELAWKALESRYENKRRLVEMHVSALYNLPSVSRESASELSELRDKANRAITSLKNLDRSDSDILSDMLMYSVTQRLDPATRKAWKLKGGDDARIPTFSELDRFLDSRARALEELHPANVDKQARAQKATSATASGASSISCPLCKASHFLHKCQVFLKKNPSQRLEAVKKANRCVNCLNDKHAVQLCQSKYSCRTCRKRHHSMLHVDSDTSTTKDTFPANDTPAAETTSVATASIHGAAPITTLFSSAKVSSMPPVLLATARVKVGFPSESPNGRTRVVRALLDQGSEMTFITERLRQGLRLRRVKMPVSISAIGGVDAGTCRYAAEIQISPIGQTSLAFKTTASVMTSLTKYTPSPVTSPVQWSHVADLALADPDPTNSDPIDILIGADLYGDLLLDGIRKGSRGQPLAQNTVLGWVLSGPAADPQARPRTITTQHCSNTPSLDEELRRFWEIEEIPRAIPLSPEEQQCEDHFLATHWRRSDGRYVIRFPFKTGPPIEIGNSYHSAERQLRGLERRLNADERVATEYRAFMEEYERLGHMKRVPHDADASSQHVYIPHHPVIRESSTTTRLRVVFNASNPTSNGTSLNDHLLTGQKLQTDLAAILLRWMLPRYVYSADITKMYRQIEIDPRDVNYQRILWFDRESRIIIAFILLVLTYGTVNAPHDALRVLEQLVRDEGGSFPLAVPVIRKGRYIDDFLFGADDILLLRQTRDQVCALLSRGRFELRKWASNSPQLLADIDVENHGLACSKTLQADEPLKVLGISWKPALDVFQFDVSLPPSIPKTKRSILSLVAKIFDPLGWVTPVTINAKIFLQQLWQAKVDWDETIADDLLAQWTTIHASLATINGLHIDRWVRYGSDTTNCELHGFCDASTTAFAAAVYIRVTSVTGETTSRLLIAKSKVAPIKSLSIPRLELSAAVLLARLLEFVRSSLQLTTIPCFCWTDALVVLAWVTQHPSKWKTFVANRVSEIQSRVPFATWKHVPTEDNPADCASRGILGCHLASHHLWWQGPSWLRRPTIEWPAQREPSSQDTTLEQNSRVAAHIVKPVEKWDLAARYSSWPKLIRVTAYILRFASRTRRIKTNVNEASPLALSAAECRAARDFWFRRIQEEEFPGEREALLSQKTISSKSALISLNPFIGEDKLIRVGGRLAHAPLPLTAKHPIILSSHPLVLLLVQHAHIRSLHAGTQLTLATLRRDV; from the coding sequence ATGACTGCCGTGCCGGAAGTCTCAGCTACCATCAACGACCTCCTGGCTCAACAGCGGGTGTCGATGCACTCCATCTCTCGAGCGCTCGATaacttcaaaaaaatcggaaGGAATAACTACACCGCTGCAAAAGTCCGAGCGCGAATAGCTAGCTCCAAAGAAGTCTGGACGCAATGCGTTCGCGTACACTCGGCCCTCCTGCAAGTTATTCCGGAAGCGAAAAGAAGCACGTTCGAGTATTTTCAAAACGAACTGTTCGATCAGGCCGAGGACATCCACTTGACGACGTTGGATTACATGGCCGAATGTCTGGAGGCACTCGCGCCGACGCCGCCGCCCCTGACAGCGAACCAGGCTCCGGGCGCCGCGTGCAGTCATGGGCCGCCTGCCTCCTCATTCTCACTGGCGCATCTGCCGCCCATCAACATTCCGCCATTCTCGGGGAAATATGAAGATTGGGAGACGTTCCGCGATCGCTTTACGTCcctcattattaaaaatcccGAACTTTCTGCATTTGCGCGAATGCATTTTCTCTCATCAAGCCTCGCCGGGCGGGCGCTTGAATCTATTCGAAGCATCCCAGTAACCGCGGATAACTTTGAACTTGCGTGGAAGGCCCTTGAGTCGAGGTACGAAAATAAGCGCCGATTAGTCGAGATGCATGTGTCCGCGTTATACAATTTGCCGAGCGTTTCCCGCGAATCAGCGAGCGAACTCAGCGAGCTTCGGGATAAAGCAAATCGCGCAATCACGTCGCTGAAGAATCTAGATCGATCCGATTCCGACATTCTCAGCGACATGCTGATGTATAGCGTCACGCAAAGGCTTGATCCCGCCACTAGAAAAGCGTGGAAACTGAAAGGCGGGGATGACGCGCGAATCCCAACATTCAGCGAACTCGACCGATTCCTCGATTCTCGTGCTCGCGCGCTCGAAGAATTGCATCCCGCGAATGTAGACAAACAAGCTCGCGCGCAAAAGGCGACCAGCGCTACAGCATCGGGAGCTTCTTCAATTTCGTGTCCGCTTTGTAAAGCCTCTCACTTCCTACACAAATGTCAAGTCTTTCTGAAGAAGAATCCGAGTCAACGATTGGAAGCAGTAAAAAAGGCGAATCGCTGTGTAAATTGCCTAAACGACAAACACGCCGTACAGTTATGTCAAAGCAAATATTCGTGCCGAACATGTCGCAAAAGACATCATTCGATGTTGCACGTCGACTCGGACACTTCTACCACGAAAGACACTTTTCCCGCGAATGATACGCCTGCCGCGGAAACTACTTCTGTCGCGACCGCATCGATCCACGGCGCTGCGCCCATCACGACATTATTCTCAAGCGCGAAAGTGTCGTCGATGCCCCCCGTGTTGCTCGCGACGGCAAGGGTAAAAGTCGGGTTCCCCTCCGAATCTCCGAACGGTCGTACTCGCGTCGTTCGAGCGCTTCTCGATCAAGGATCAGAGATGACCTTTATTACCGAACGATTGAGGCAAGGCTTAAGATTGCGTCGCGTTAAAATGCCCGTCTCGATCTCCGCAATCGGAGGCGTCGACGCCGGAACATGTCGATACGCGGCCGAAATTCAGATCTCGCCGATCGGCCAAACTTCTCTCGCGTTCAAGACCACTGCGTCCGTCATGACAAGCTTAACAAAATACACTCCGTCGCCCGTAACGTCGCCCGTCCAATGGAGCCATGTAGCCGATCTCGCGCTCGCGGATCCGGATCCTACGAACTCGGACCCCATTGACATACTCATCGGTGCCGACCTGTACGGCGATTTGCTGCTCGACGGCATTCGCAAGGGCTCCCGCGGTCAACCCCTCGCGCAGAATACCGTTCTCGGTTGGGTGCTGTCCGGCCCCGCGGCTGACCCACAAGCTCGTCCTCGAACAATCACAACTCAGCATTGTTCTAACACCCCGTCTCTCGACGAGGAACTCCGACGCTTCTGGGAAATCGAAGAAATCCCTCGCGCCATTCCACTGAGTCCGGAGGAGCAACAATGCGAAGATCACTTCCTCGCCACTCATTGGCGACGCTCCGACGGACGATACGTGATTCGCTTTCCGTTCAAAACCGGTCCCCCAATCGAGATCGGTAATTCCTATCACTCAGCCGAGCGACAGTTGAGAGGTCTTGAACGCAGATTAAACGCCGATGAGAGAGTAGCGACGGAATACCGCGCCTTTATGGAGGAGTACGAGCGACTCGGGCACATGAAGCGTGTACCGCACGACGCAGACGCGTCATCTCAACACGTTTACATTCCGCATCACCCCGTGATTCGCGAAAGTAGCACCACCACTCGGTTACGGGTCGTTTTTAACGCGTCGAATCCGACGAGCAACGGCACGTCGCTGAATGACCACTTGCTAACCGGGCAAAAGTTGCAGACCGACTTAGCCGCAATTCTACTAAGATGGATGCTACCTCGATACGTGTACTCCGCCGACATTACAAAAATGTATCGTCAAATCGAGATTGATCCTCGTGACGTCAACTATCAGCGAATCCTATGGTTCGATCGCGAATCTCGAATCATCATCGCGTTCATTCTGCTAGTCCTAACGTACGGAACGGTTAACGCTCCTCATGATGCGCTTCGCGTTCTGGAACAACTAGTGCGGGACGAGGGAGGCTCATTTCCGTTGGCGGTTCCGGTGATTCGAAAAGGCCGATATATAGACGACTTTCTCTTCGGAGCAGACGACATACTGCTACTTCGTCAGACGCGCGATCAAGTATGCGCGTTACTGAGTCGGGGGCGGTTCGAATTACGTAAGTGGGCGAGCAACTCTCCGCAACTTCTGGCCGACATCGACGTCGAAAATCACGGATTAGCGTGTTCGAAAACATTGCAAGCCGATGAGCCACTGAAAGTGCTCGGAATAAGCTGGAAGCCTGCCCTCGACGTGTTCCAATTCGACGTTTCGCTCCCTCCTTCCATTCCAAAAACCAAAAGATCCATTCTATCCTTGGTAGCGAAAATCTTTGACCCGCTAGGGTGGGTCACGCCCGTGACAATAAACGCAAAGATCTTTTTGCAACAACTCTGGCAGGCGAAAGTGGACTGGGACGAAACCATCGCGGACGACCTTCTCGCGCAGTGGACGACGATTCACGCATCCCTGGCGACGATCAATGGTCTTCACATAGACCGTTGGGTACGATACGGTTCCGACACGACGAACTGCGAACTTCACGGCTTTTGTGACGCCTCCACCACCGCGTTCGCGGCCGCAGTTTATATTCGCGTCACCTCCGTGACAGGCGAGACCACTTCCAGGCTGCTCATCGCCAAGTCAAAGGTCGCTCCGATCAAATCCTTAAGTATTCCTCGGTTGGAATTATCTGCTGCCGTTCTATTGGCTCGGCTGCTAGAATTCGTGCGATCATCGCTACAATTGACTACCATACCTTGCTTCTGCTGGACGGACGCTCTCGTCGTGCTAGCATGGGTGACTCAACACCCTTCAAAGTGGAAAACTTTCGTTGCGAATCGCGTCTCAGAGATACAATCTCGCGTCCCGTTCGCTACCTGGAAACACGTGCCAACCGAAGACAATCCGGCCGACTGCGCTTCTCGCGGCATTCTCGGATGCCATCTCGCGTCCCACCATTTGTGGTGGCAGGGGCCTTCGTGGCTGAGACGCCCTACGATTGAGTGGCCCGCTCAGCGCGAACCGTCGTCTCAAGATACGACACTCGAACAAAATTCGCGCGTCGCCGCGCACATAGTCAAGCCGGTCGAAAAGTGGGATTTAGCGGCGCGATACTCGTCGTGGCCGAAATTAATTCGAGTCACCGCTTATATCCTTCGGTTCGCATCTCGAACTCGCCGTATCAAAACTAACGTCAACGAGGCGAGTCCGCTCGCTCTCTCCGCGGCTGAGTGCCGAGCGGCACGAGACTTTTGGTTCAGACGAATCCAAGAAGAAGAATTTCCCGGTGAACGAGAAGCGCTCTTGAGCCAAAAGACGATCTCGTCGAAAAGTGCACTCATATCGCTCAATCCCTTTATCGGggaagataaattaattcgcGTAGGCGGGCGGTTAGCCCACGCTCCGCTACCACTAACCGCCAAACACCCCATCATACTCTCCTCTCACCCTCTAGTCCTTTTACTAGTCCAGCACGCGCATATAAGGTCGCTTCACGCCGGCACACAGCTCACACTCGCTACACTACGCCGGGACGTGTGA